A stretch of the Mesorhizobium huakuii genome encodes the following:
- a CDS encoding AI-2E family transporter, translating to MKAEPAATGAGVAESPDPRVEARADTHLMRSLLVGIFIFMTVYALYFGRAFFMPVILAFLLALTLTPIVRLLRKRGIPEVVSATLLVLLSICVFASAGYLLSGPVIDLLNNTSSIGQQLTERLAQLRRPLERIMQISHQVEQMTETSQEPGIQKVAVSQSGILSAAASNILSAGTSLTIIFVLSLFLLSSGTMFYEKIIQSFTSLSEKKRALRVVYDVEREISHYLLTVTIINAGLGTVIGLGLWALGMPNPLVWGVAAALLNFLPYVGALLTIVLVAVMALISFDTISYALLAPAFVLLCDVVEGQFVTPMVVGRRLEINAVAIFIAIAFWSWLWGFVGALMAVPLLVVIKVFCDHFEGLGHVGNFLAAQQTAVVEDEPVEENNKAAA from the coding sequence ATGAAAGCCGAACCCGCCGCTACCGGCGCAGGCGTTGCCGAAAGCCCGGATCCGCGCGTCGAGGCCCGCGCGGATACCCATCTGATGCGCTCGCTGCTGGTCGGCATCTTCATCTTCATGACCGTCTATGCGCTCTACTTCGGCCGCGCCTTCTTCATGCCGGTCATCCTGGCTTTCCTGCTGGCGCTGACATTGACGCCGATCGTGCGGCTGTTGCGCAAGCGCGGCATTCCCGAAGTGGTTTCGGCAACGCTCCTGGTGCTGCTGTCCATCTGCGTCTTCGCCAGCGCCGGCTATTTGCTCAGCGGTCCTGTCATCGATCTACTCAACAACACCTCGTCGATCGGCCAGCAACTCACCGAGCGGCTGGCGCAATTGCGGCGTCCGCTGGAAAGGATCATGCAGATCTCGCATCAGGTCGAACAGATGACCGAGACCTCGCAGGAGCCGGGCATCCAGAAAGTCGCGGTCTCCCAATCCGGTATCCTGTCGGCGGCCGCCAGCAACATTCTTTCGGCGGGCACGAGCCTCACCATCATCTTCGTGCTGTCACTGTTCTTGCTCTCCTCGGGCACGATGTTCTACGAGAAGATCATCCAGTCCTTCACCAGCCTCAGCGAAAAGAAGCGGGCGCTGCGCGTCGTCTATGATGTCGAGCGCGAAATCTCGCACTATCTGCTCACCGTCACCATCATCAATGCCGGTCTCGGCACCGTCATCGGCCTCGGCCTGTGGGCGCTCGGCATGCCCAATCCGCTGGTTTGGGGTGTCGCCGCGGCACTCCTCAACTTCCTGCCCTATGTCGGCGCGCTGCTGACCATCGTGCTGGTCGCGGTGATGGCTCTGATCAGCTTCGACACCATTTCCTATGCGCTGCTGGCGCCGGCCTTCGTGCTGTTGTGCGATGTCGTCGAAGGCCAGTTCGTGACACCTATGGTGGTCGGCAGGCGCCTGGAGATCAACGCCGTGGCGATCTTCATCGCCATCGCCTTCTGGTCGTGGCTGTGGGGCTTCGTGGGCGCGCTGATGGCGGTGCCGCTGCTGGTCGTCATCAAGGTGTTCTGCGATCATTTCGAGGGGCTTGGCCATGTCGGCAATTTCCTCGCCGCGCAACAAACCGCCGTGGTGGAGGACGAACCCGTCGAGGAGAACAACAAGGCCGCCGCGTAG
- a CDS encoding FAD binding domain-containing protein — MIRYAKPTTVDEALALLGEGAWRILAGGTDFYPAQGAKPFRDNVLDINGLAALRGIAETDDHFVIGARTTWTDLIRHPLPPAFDALKQAAREVGSPQIQNVASVAGNLCNASPAADGVPGLLVLDAEVELRSVTATRHLSLPDFILGNRRTALQAGEMVTSIRVPKLAAAGTSAFVKLGARRYLVISIAMVAARLVVENGTVAEAAIAVGSCSAVAKRLAGVETALRGLPADHQLAAAIQSAPMTELSPIADVRGSAEYRLDAVREIVARAVLTAAGPMNDHMVAA; from the coding sequence GTGATCCGTTACGCAAAACCCACCACGGTCGACGAAGCGCTCGCGCTGCTTGGCGAGGGCGCCTGGCGCATCCTTGCCGGCGGCACCGATTTCTATCCGGCGCAAGGCGCGAAGCCGTTCCGCGACAATGTCCTCGACATCAACGGCCTCGCCGCGCTGCGCGGCATCGCCGAGACGGACGACCACTTTGTCATCGGCGCGCGCACGACCTGGACCGATCTCATCCGCCATCCCTTGCCGCCAGCCTTCGATGCGCTGAAACAGGCGGCACGCGAGGTCGGTTCACCGCAGATCCAGAACGTCGCTTCCGTCGCCGGCAATCTCTGCAACGCCTCGCCGGCCGCCGATGGCGTGCCGGGCCTGCTTGTGCTCGATGCCGAAGTCGAACTGCGTTCGGTGACCGCCACGCGCCATCTGTCCTTGCCGGATTTCATTCTCGGCAACCGCCGCACGGCCTTGCAAGCGGGTGAAATGGTGACGTCCATCCGCGTGCCTAAACTGGCAGCCGCCGGTACGTCGGCTTTCGTCAAGCTCGGCGCGCGGCGCTATCTCGTGATTTCCATCGCGATGGTGGCGGCGCGCCTGGTCGTCGAGAACGGCACAGTGGCCGAAGCGGCCATCGCCGTCGGATCGTGTTCAGCTGTCGCCAAGCGGCTTGCCGGTGTTGAGACGGCGCTGCGTGGATTGCCTGCGGATCACCAGCTCGCCGCTGCGATCCAGTCCGCGCCGATGACCGAGCTGTCGCCGATCGCCGATGTGCGCGGCAGCGCCGAATACCGGCTCGACGCCGTGCGCGAGATTGTTGCCCGGGCCGTGCTGACGGCCGCCGGACCAATGAACGATCATATGGTGGCCGCATGA
- a CDS encoding arylamine N-acetyltransferase family protein, protein MNDVFFDLDAYLARIGYAGPLDASLDTLKALHFLHPQAIPFENIDPFLGHPVRLDLAALQDKIVLGGRGGYCFEHNLLFMHALKALGFEVGGLAARVLWGQSEDAITARSHMLLRIELDGKTYIADVGFGGLTLTAPLLLELGREQATPHEPFRIVEADDHFRLQAAIGGDWRSLYRFDLQPQYEVDYSVTSYFLSTNPISHFLTTIVAARATPDRRYALRGNRLSIHHLGGRTEQTEIATAAELADTMLGQLGIIIPDRTAFEAKVREKNIVETNA, encoded by the coding sequence ATGAACGACGTTTTCTTCGACCTCGACGCCTATCTAGCTCGCATCGGTTACGCCGGTCCGCTTGACGCATCGCTGGATACGCTGAAGGCGCTGCATTTCCTGCATCCGCAGGCAATCCCGTTCGAGAATATCGATCCGTTTCTTGGCCATCCGGTCCGGCTTGACCTTGCCGCGCTGCAGGACAAGATCGTCCTTGGTGGGCGCGGCGGTTATTGCTTCGAGCACAATCTCCTCTTCATGCACGCGCTGAAGGCGCTTGGGTTCGAGGTCGGCGGCCTGGCCGCGCGCGTGCTCTGGGGCCAGAGCGAGGACGCCATCACCGCGCGAAGCCACATGCTTTTGCGCATCGAGCTCGATGGCAAGACCTATATCGCCGATGTCGGCTTCGGCGGCCTGACCCTGACGGCGCCGCTGCTGCTCGAACTGGGCCGCGAACAGGCGACACCGCACGAGCCATTCCGCATCGTCGAGGCCGACGATCATTTCCGCCTGCAGGCTGCCATCGGCGGCGACTGGCGCTCGCTCTACCGCTTCGACCTGCAGCCGCAATACGAGGTCGACTATTCCGTCACCAGCTACTTCCTGTCGACCAATCCGATATCGCATTTCCTGACCACGATTGTCGCGGCTCGCGCCACGCCGGACCGGCGCTACGCTTTGCGCGGCAACCGCCTGTCGATCCATCACCTCGGCGGCCGCACCGAGCAGACAGAGATAGCCACCGCCGCCGAACTCGCCGACACAATGCTAGGCCAGCTCGGCATCATCATTCCCGACCGCACGGCCTTCGAGGCCAAGGTGCGTGAGAAGAACATCGTGGAGACCAACGCATGA
- a CDS encoding UPF0280 family protein, with protein sequence MDGPQAHWLQDGKRLHLNHGPIDLIVEAFGEAQECQLAYEQAVARFQTILIELVEELPELRLPAFFLAPRTFAGPTARRMEAAVMPLAECFITPMAAVAGSVADEMLTALLADRKLDRAYVNNGGDSALHIGKGRSIGLAVAGTGNGMADRITILAEDGVRGVATSGWRGRSFSLGIADAVTVLARTGAEADAAATLIANAVDLPGNPAIRRIPARELSPDSDLGERLVTQAVGTLAFGEVAQALDNGLAVAEDFRRRGLIAGSALFLGGEARISGSVALAAPNKNPREEVAHA encoded by the coding sequence ATGGACGGCCCGCAAGCGCATTGGCTGCAGGACGGCAAGCGGCTGCATCTCAACCACGGGCCGATCGATCTGATCGTCGAGGCCTTTGGCGAGGCGCAGGAATGCCAGCTGGCCTATGAGCAAGCGGTTGCACGCTTCCAGACGATCCTGATCGAGTTGGTCGAGGAACTGCCTGAATTGCGGCTCCCGGCGTTTTTCCTGGCGCCACGCACCTTTGCCGGCCCGACGGCGCGCCGCATGGAAGCAGCCGTCATGCCTTTGGCGGAATGCTTCATCACACCGATGGCCGCCGTCGCGGGATCGGTAGCCGACGAAATGCTCACCGCATTGCTTGCCGATCGCAAACTCGATCGTGCCTATGTCAACAATGGCGGCGACAGCGCTCTTCACATCGGCAAGGGCCGATCGATCGGCCTGGCGGTCGCCGGCACCGGCAACGGCATGGCCGACCGGATCACGATCCTCGCCGAGGACGGCGTTCGCGGCGTCGCCACCAGCGGCTGGCGCGGCCGCTCCTTTTCGCTCGGCATTGCCGATGCCGTCACCGTGCTGGCGCGGACTGGCGCCGAGGCCGATGCTGCGGCAACGCTGATCGCCAACGCGGTGGACCTGCCAGGCAATCCCGCCATCAGGCGCATTCCCGCACGTGAACTGTCGCCAGACAGCGATCTCGGCGAGCGGCTGGTAACACAAGCCGTCGGCACGCTGGCATTTGGTGAGGTGGCGCAGGCGCTAGACAATGGCCTTGCTGTCGCCGAAGATTTTCGCCGGCGTGGCCTGATTGCCGGATCGGCGCTGTTTCTTGGCGGTGAGGCTCGCATCAGCGGCTCGGTTGCGCTTGCCGCGCCCAACAAAAATCCGAGGGAGGAAGTTGCCCATGCCTGA
- a CDS encoding LLM class flavin-dependent oxidoreductase, protein MTELSVLDLSPIVEGSNASQSLANSLDLARHAERLGYKRYWLAEHHNMPGIASAATSVVIAHVAGGTKTIRVGAGGIMLPNHAPLVIAEQFGTLAALFPGRIDLGLGRAPGTDMNTARALRRNLEAGVDNFPQDVVELMGYFLPAEEGQRLRAVPGEGQNVPVWILGSSLYGAQLAAMLGLPYAFASHFAPAELDHALDIYRSRFQPSEQLDRPHVMLGLNVFAAPTDAEARLLFTSLQQAFVNLRTGRPGRLPPPVENYDRDLDPMAKTMLGQALSCAVVGSPETVRQGIDAFVRRTGADELMVTAQIFDHAARVRSFEILADAHKSLSQAA, encoded by the coding sequence ATGACCGAACTGTCCGTTCTCGACCTGTCGCCGATCGTGGAAGGCAGCAATGCCTCGCAGTCGCTGGCCAACTCGCTCGATCTCGCCCGCCATGCCGAGCGGTTGGGCTACAAGCGCTACTGGCTGGCCGAGCATCACAACATGCCGGGCATTGCCAGCGCCGCCACCTCGGTGGTTATCGCCCATGTCGCCGGCGGCACCAAAACCATTCGCGTCGGCGCCGGCGGCATCATGCTGCCCAACCATGCGCCGCTGGTCATCGCCGAGCAATTCGGCACGCTGGCCGCCCTGTTTCCGGGTCGCATCGATCTCGGCTTGGGTAGGGCGCCCGGCACCGACATGAACACCGCGCGCGCCTTGCGCCGCAACCTCGAGGCTGGCGTCGACAATTTTCCGCAGGATGTTGTCGAGCTGATGGGCTATTTCCTCCCCGCGGAGGAAGGCCAGCGCTTGCGCGCCGTGCCGGGCGAGGGCCAGAATGTGCCGGTCTGGATCCTCGGCTCCAGCCTCTATGGCGCCCAACTCGCCGCCATGCTCGGCCTGCCCTACGCCTTCGCCTCGCATTTCGCGCCCGCCGAGCTCGATCATGCGCTGGACATCTACCGTTCGCGCTTCCAGCCGTCGGAACAGCTCGACAGGCCGCATGTCATGCTCGGCCTCAATGTCTTTGCCGCGCCCACCGATGCCGAGGCACGGCTGCTGTTCACCTCGCTGCAGCAGGCTTTCGTCAATCTGCGCACCGGCCGGCCAGGACGCTTGCCGCCGCCGGTTGAGAACTATGACAGGGATCTCGACCCGATGGCCAAGACCATGCTCGGCCAGGCGCTGTCCTGCGCCGTCGTCGGCTCTCCCGAAACGGTTCGCCAGGGCATCGACGCCTTCGTGCGCCGCACCGGCGCCGACGAGCTGATGGTCACCGCGCAGATATTCGATCACGCGGCGCGGGTGCGGTCGTTCGAGATCCTTGCTGACGCGCACAAATCGCTGTCGCAGGCGGCCTGA
- the pncA gene encoding bifunctional nicotinamidase/pyrazinamidase, translated as MADEALVVIDLQNDFCPGGALAVTGGDEIVPLVNDMIRRADHVVLTQDWHPAGHSSFASSHPGAQPFTMIEMPYGQQTLWPDHCIQGSLGSDFHSGLAWTKAELVIRKGFRPAIDSYSAFFENDHTTPTGLAGYLRERGIDTVTLVGLATDFCVGFSALDAVSQGFKTTVRLDACRGIDLNGSLDAMLQRMRDAGVTLEDQLSD; from the coding sequence ATGGCCGACGAAGCGCTTGTTGTGATCGACCTGCAGAATGACTTTTGCCCGGGCGGCGCGTTGGCCGTGACCGGCGGCGACGAGATCGTGCCGCTGGTCAACGATATGATCCGGCGCGCCGACCACGTCGTGCTGACGCAGGACTGGCACCCCGCCGGCCATTCGAGCTTTGCCTCCAGCCATCCGGGCGCGCAGCCCTTCACCATGATCGAGATGCCCTACGGCCAGCAGACGCTGTGGCCGGACCATTGCATCCAGGGCAGCCTCGGCTCGGATTTCCACTCCGGCCTTGCCTGGACCAAGGCCGAACTCGTCATCCGCAAGGGATTTCGGCCCGCCATAGACAGCTATTCGGCCTTCTTCGAGAACGACCACACGACCCCGACCGGCCTCGCCGGCTACCTCAGGGAGCGCGGCATCGACACCGTCACCCTGGTCGGCCTGGCGACCGATTTCTGCGTCGGCTTTTCGGCGCTGGACGCCGTCAGCCAGGGTTTCAAGACCACCGTTCGGCTCGATGCCTGTCGTGGCATCGACCTCAACGGCTCGCTCGATGCCATGCTGCAACGCATGCGCGATGCCGGCGTGACGCTTGAAGACCAGTTGTCGGACTGA
- a CDS encoding molybdopterin-dependent oxidoreductase, with product MQSGLERADIAFAVNGAAVSVNVPPLRRLSQVLRDELQLTGTKVGCDAGDCGACTVLVDGDPVCACLMSAASAAGASVTTVEGLANGRLSALQASFLAHGAAQCGICTPALLVAATALLDTKPRPTETEVQDALGGILCRCTGYRKIIAAVMDASSQVVSLDFRLPRSGQAIGASPVRLDGVPKVTGAENFGGDSFPANALAVLVVRSPHYHASFAFGDLDGWAKAHPGIAAVFTAADIPGKNCFGVIGPFADQPALAEGFARLRGEAVALVAGEREAMLDLDLSDFPIRWTELPHFLQPAEAQADGAALIHANRPSNLLTSGFVERGDPEAALAAAAITVSGAIDTSYVEHAYIEPEAGHAYLDGDTLVVVTCTQAPYMDRDDTAKVLGLAVDKVRIVPTATGGGFGSKLDVSLQPLIGLVALKTGRPAALAYTRNESMMSTTKRHPAEMKATIGADAEGHVTGMIFAGDFNTGAYASWGPTVANRVPVHASGPYATPNYRAEGRAIHTHGPISGAFRGFGVPQATIMQETLYDELADKLGIDRLDFRLKNCLRNGSETVTGQGLESGVGIAECLGALRPHWERAEADADAFNSQNRDKKRGVGVASCWYGCGNTSLPNPSTIRVGIAADGTVVLHQGAVDIGQGSNTVITQICADALGLPLERFRLKSADTAISPDAGKTSASRQTFVTGKAAEKAGRALREKILRFANVSEKASLQLDGAAIVIREGEATRRIDLATLDVDADGFVFRAEETYDPPTLPLDAKGQGKPYAVYGYGAQIAELEVDLKLGTVKLIKITAAHDVGRAINPLLVEGQIEGGIAQGIGMALMEEYIPGRTENLHDYLIPTIGDVPPIETILVEVPDPEGPFGAKGLGEHVLIPTAPAILNAIRHATGVLVTKVPATPTRIRAAIREKEARA from the coding sequence ATGCAGTCTGGCCTCGAACGCGCCGACATTGCCTTCGCGGTGAATGGCGCCGCCGTCTCGGTCAATGTGCCGCCGCTGCGCCGGCTATCCCAGGTGCTGCGTGACGAATTGCAGTTGACCGGCACCAAGGTCGGCTGCGACGCCGGTGATTGCGGCGCCTGCACGGTGCTGGTCGACGGCGACCCCGTCTGTGCCTGCCTGATGTCGGCGGCCTCGGCCGCCGGCGCATCGGTGACGACCGTCGAAGGGCTGGCCAACGGCCGGCTGTCGGCATTGCAGGCCTCTTTCCTGGCGCACGGCGCGGCGCAATGCGGCATCTGCACGCCGGCGCTGCTGGTCGCGGCGACAGCGCTGCTGGACACGAAGCCCCGACCGACCGAGACCGAGGTGCAGGATGCGCTGGGCGGTATTTTGTGCCGCTGCACCGGCTACCGGAAGATCATCGCGGCGGTGATGGATGCCTCCTCGCAAGTGGTAAGCCTCGATTTCCGCTTGCCCCGATCCGGCCAGGCGATCGGCGCGTCCCCTGTCAGGCTCGACGGCGTGCCGAAGGTCACTGGGGCTGAGAACTTCGGCGGCGATTCCTTCCCCGCCAATGCGCTTGCGGTACTCGTGGTCCGTTCGCCGCATTATCACGCCAGCTTCGCCTTCGGCGATCTCGACGGCTGGGCCAAGGCGCATCCCGGTATCGCCGCTGTCTTCACCGCGGCCGACATTCCGGGCAAAAACTGTTTTGGCGTCATCGGTCCGTTCGCCGACCAGCCGGCGCTCGCCGAAGGGTTTGCGCGGCTGCGCGGCGAGGCGGTGGCGCTGGTCGCCGGCGAGCGCGAGGCGATGCTCGATCTCGACCTGTCGGATTTTCCTATCCGCTGGACCGAACTGCCGCATTTTCTGCAACCTGCCGAAGCGCAGGCTGACGGCGCCGCGCTGATCCATGCAAATCGCCCTTCGAACCTGCTTACCTCCGGCTTCGTCGAGCGCGGCGACCCCGAGGCAGCCCTTGCTGCCGCCGCCATCACGGTTTCCGGCGCCATCGACACCTCCTATGTCGAGCACGCCTATATCGAGCCGGAAGCCGGCCATGCCTATCTGGACGGCGACACACTGGTCGTCGTTACCTGCACCCAGGCGCCCTACATGGACCGCGACGATACGGCAAAGGTGCTCGGCCTTGCCGTCGACAAGGTGCGCATCGTGCCGACCGCGACCGGCGGCGGCTTCGGCTCGAAACTCGACGTTTCGCTGCAGCCGCTGATCGGCCTCGTCGCGCTGAAGACCGGCCGGCCGGCGGCGCTCGCCTACACCCGTAACGAATCGATGATGTCGACCACCAAGCGTCATCCGGCCGAGATGAAAGCGACCATTGGCGCCGATGCCGAAGGCCATGTCACCGGCATGATCTTTGCCGGCGATTTCAACACCGGCGCCTATGCCAGTTGGGGTCCGACGGTGGCCAACCGCGTGCCCGTGCACGCTTCCGGCCCCTATGCGACGCCGAACTATCGCGCCGAGGGCCGCGCCATCCATACGCATGGCCCGATCTCCGGCGCCTTCCGCGGCTTCGGTGTGCCGCAGGCGACCATCATGCAGGAGACGCTCTACGATGAGCTGGCCGACAAACTCGGCATCGACCGCCTCGATTTTCGCCTGAAAAACTGCCTTCGGAACGGCTCCGAAACGGTCACCGGACAGGGGCTGGAGTCCGGCGTCGGCATTGCCGAATGCCTCGGGGCGCTGCGGCCGCACTGGGAGCGGGCGGAGGCTGACGCGGATGCTTTCAACAGTCAAAACCGGGATAAGAAGCGCGGCGTTGGCGTGGCGTCCTGCTGGTATGGCTGCGGCAACACTTCGCTGCCCAATCCGTCGACCATCCGGGTCGGCATTGCGGCTGACGGCACGGTCGTCCTGCACCAGGGGGCGGTCGATATCGGCCAGGGCTCGAACACCGTCATCACGCAGATCTGCGCCGACGCGCTTGGCCTGCCGCTGGAACGATTCCGGTTGAAGAGCGCCGACACGGCGATCAGCCCCGATGCCGGCAAGACGTCCGCATCGCGCCAGACTTTTGTCACCGGCAAGGCGGCCGAAAAGGCCGGCCGCGCCTTGCGCGAAAAGATCCTGCGCTTTGCCAATGTTTCCGAAAAGGCATCTCTGCAACTGGACGGCGCGGCGATTGTCATCCGCGAGGGCGAGGCCACCCGCCGCATCGATCTCGCTACGCTCGATGTGGACGCCGATGGCTTCGTCTTCCGCGCCGAGGAGACCTACGACCCGCCGACGCTGCCGCTCGATGCCAAGGGCCAGGGCAAGCCCTACGCCGTCTATGGTTATGGCGCGCAGATCGCCGAGCTCGAGGTCGATCTCAAGCTCGGTACGGTGAAGCTGATCAAAATCACCGCCGCGCATGATGTCGGCAGGGCGATCAATCCGCTGCTGGTCGAGGGCCAGATCGAAGGCGGCATCGCGCAAGGCATCGGCATGGCGCTGATGGAGGAGTACATCCCCGGCCGCACCGAGAATCTGCACGACTATCTCATCCCGACCATTGGCGACGTGCCGCCGATCGAGACCATTCTGGTCGAGGTTCCCGATCCCGAGGGACCGTTCGGCGCCAAGGGGCTGGGCGAGCATGTGCTGATCCCGACGGCGCCGGCGATCCTCAACGCCATCCGCCACGCCACCGGCGTGCTGGTCACCAAGGTCCCGGCGACGCCGACGCGTATCCGCGCCGCCATCCGCGAAAAAGAGGCACGCGCATGA
- a CDS encoding 6-hydroxynicotinate reductase, with the protein MSELAERFETHDPGEKQVAEKIRCDACPVMCYIADGRTGACDRYGNSGGRIVRMDPLTILDHAAETGASMVPFVAEGEAWDGELLNTGSRFVTAIGAGTTYPDYKPAPFIVSQEVEGVDLVTVVTEGIFSYCGVKVKIDTDRHLGPETAIVRSQGEAIGHVTTGEYGSQMLSLGGVHHLTGGSKAEGRATCDALLNLCNRKPVELTIDGGATIIVEAGKPPVIDGKQEHRMRVGCGSATIGMFATQWRGLVDEVVVVDDHITGVVSEHQAGKVLGWQDTGIKIIGRRSTPGRYFKVSEPGLGWGGTSISDPLSILGEWNAKKGARPGLSLLMVSTTGEQFAYYELDDELKPVEKPFPERLQKSVNLIEDNCEPALCTVLFIGGAGGSLRAGVTENPVNLTRSVQGLKTYVTVGGAPVYVWPGGGITLMVDVTRVPEGAFGYVPTPALVAPIEFTLRRDDYVRLGGYEAEIRSVEDIVAKGGEYLNPRRGTGAPSDNPWPPLAQLRRAASNGTG; encoded by the coding sequence ATGAGCGAGCTTGCCGAGCGTTTTGAGACCCATGATCCCGGCGAGAAGCAGGTGGCGGAGAAGATCCGTTGCGATGCCTGCCCGGTCATGTGCTACATCGCCGATGGCCGCACCGGCGCCTGCGACCGCTACGGCAATTCCGGCGGCCGGATCGTGCGCATGGATCCGCTGACCATCCTCGACCATGCGGCCGAGACTGGCGCCTCCATGGTTCCCTTCGTCGCCGAAGGCGAGGCATGGGATGGCGAGTTGCTCAACACCGGCAGCCGCTTCGTCACCGCAATCGGCGCCGGCACCACCTATCCCGACTACAAGCCGGCGCCGTTCATCGTCAGCCAGGAGGTCGAGGGCGTCGATCTCGTCACCGTCGTCACCGAAGGTATTTTTTCGTATTGCGGCGTCAAGGTGAAGATCGACACCGACCGTCATCTCGGGCCCGAAACGGCTATCGTACGCTCGCAAGGCGAAGCGATCGGCCATGTCACAACAGGCGAATATGGCTCGCAGATGCTGTCGCTGGGCGGTGTGCATCATTTGACCGGCGGCTCCAAGGCGGAAGGCCGGGCGACCTGCGACGCGCTGCTCAATCTGTGCAACCGCAAGCCGGTGGAACTCACCATCGACGGCGGCGCCACCATCATCGTCGAAGCCGGCAAACCACCTGTCATCGACGGCAAGCAGGAACACCGCATGCGTGTCGGCTGCGGCTCGGCGACCATCGGCATGTTCGCCACGCAATGGCGCGGGCTGGTCGACGAGGTGGTGGTGGTCGACGACCACATCACCGGCGTCGTCTCCGAGCACCAGGCCGGCAAGGTGCTGGGCTGGCAGGATACGGGCATCAAAATCATCGGCCGCCGCTCGACGCCGGGCCGCTATTTCAAGGTCTCCGAGCCCGGCCTCGGCTGGGGCGGCACCAGCATATCCGACCCGCTGTCGATCCTCGGCGAGTGGAACGCCAAGAAGGGCGCGCGGCCGGGCCTGTCGCTGCTGATGGTTTCGACGACCGGCGAGCAGTTCGCCTACTACGAACTCGACGACGAATTGAAGCCGGTCGAAAAGCCATTTCCGGAGCGGCTGCAGAAGTCGGTCAATCTGATCGAGGACAATTGCGAGCCGGCGCTGTGCACCGTGCTGTTTATCGGCGGCGCCGGTGGCTCGCTGCGCGCAGGCGTCACTGAAAACCCGGTCAATCTGACCCGCTCGGTGCAGGGCCTGAAGACCTATGTGACCGTCGGCGGCGCGCCGGTCTATGTCTGGCCGGGCGGCGGCATCACGCTGATGGTCGATGTCACGCGCGTGCCGGAAGGCGCCTTCGGCTATGTGCCGACGCCGGCGCTGGTGGCGCCGATCGAATTCACCTTGCGCCGCGACGATTATGTCAGGCTCGGCGGCTACGAGGCCGAAATCCGCAGCGTCGAGGATATCGTCGCCAAGGGCGGCGAATACCTTAACCCGCGCCGCGGCACCGGTGCGCCGTCCGACAATCCATGGCCGCCGCTGGCACAGTTGCGGCGCGCCGCGTCGAACGGGACTGGATGA
- a CDS encoding MarR family winged helix-turn-helix transcriptional regulator — protein sequence MSGGELKLVEAEEPEEHDYLLQEQVGFILRKAHQRHVSIFAAHIGDLTPPQFAALAKLRDVGETSQNQLGTLIAMDAATVKGVIDRLKARGLVELSKHEIDKRRLLVNLTAEGRDAIERLIPLAREITRETLAPLSAKEIATFTKLLAKLA from the coding sequence GTGAGCGGCGGGGAGCTCAAGCTGGTCGAGGCTGAAGAGCCCGAGGAACACGATTACCTCCTGCAGGAGCAAGTCGGCTTCATCCTGCGCAAGGCGCACCAGCGCCATGTCTCGATCTTCGCCGCGCATATCGGCGACCTGACGCCACCGCAATTCGCCGCACTCGCCAAGCTGCGCGATGTCGGCGAGACCTCGCAGAACCAGCTCGGCACGCTGATCGCCATGGATGCGGCGACGGTAAAGGGTGTCATCGACCGGCTGAAGGCGCGCGGCCTGGTCGAGCTTTCCAAGCATGAGATCGACAAAAGGCGGCTGCTGGTCAATCTGACCGCCGAAGGCCGCGACGCGATCGAACGGCTGATCCCGCTGGCGCGCGAGATCACCAGGGAAACGCTGGCTCCGCTCTCGGCCAAGGAGATCGCCACCTTCACGAAGCTGCTGGCGAAACTGGCGTAG